The stretch of DNA CTCTCCAGATTAAGTCGAACAAACACAATAGACATCTCATCTTCTTTTCATACCTTATTGCAACTGCACATTTGTTTCTGTGTATATTCAGCTGTGGCTCCTCCAGTTATTTTCAAGGGAAAATCTTTGACGTAAGTTCTATTTCATTCAAAATAGATCTAGAAACTAATGTACGAATTTGTTTAAGTGGCATAAACATGGTCAGGGTTTTCCTCATCATGGACGTAGTGACTATTTTACCAGCGTTATCTTGGtgtcaaataattattttcttctgATACAGTGGATTATTTGAAACTTTGAAGCATTTATAAATAACTTACAAAACTGCAGTTGCAGTTACAGTTTGAAACTTTGAATCTTGGACTTCTACATATTCTACATAGTGGCAGATTGTTTGTGCCCCTACAAATGAAGAGGGTTGTAAATTTAGTTGCATTTTGAAGGAATCTTAAACTATTGTAGTTCTTTTGTACGGTGATATACCCATTCACTAATTTATTAGTTTGAAGCAAACTATCACCCTTGCATTatcaaagaaaattttcattcacTAATCCGCCTTCTTTTTGTGTATGATCTTTTTGCAGAGGAATCTTGCCAACGATTGAAGTCATAGGGAATAGTGTCATAGACGTGGTAAGTTTGCGTTACATGTTGAGTAGCAGTAGTATTAAATGTGCCCGATATgtctattttttttgatatagcAGATAAGGTGCATTTCTACTGAAATAATGCTATGCTTCTTAGCCACTGTTTGGTTGGGAGCCTAGAGGAAAAATATAGGGcaatatttgaatatttgacaaagctttatttctaatttgatagttgattcaaaataCTTTATAAGAGACCAGCTGAGGGAATGTTNaaaaaattaaatatttactttagtataattatttttataattttttaatattttaatcaaaatattaatttaaataaaaatatttattgtttataattgaaattttcatactaattttttttaaaaaaataaacactttaCTAGATCGGCCCGAAGCACGACTCGGCCCAGCCCGGCACGGCTTGTGCCTTCCGGGCCAAAGGGCCGTGCCGGGCTAGAGGGTAAGAAACTTGGGCCCAGCACGAAATTAAATCCAGGTCGGGCTGGACCTTGGCCCGTTTCGGCCCGAAAAAtatgggccgtgctgggccggcacggcccacattacacctcTACCGATACGCATGTAAATTCTTGTTTCAGAGtctcttttgccctttttttgcttggttcaacataaaattgataaaattaattttttataaaaaaaattaagccaatttgcataaaaattcataaattttgagcttttgtaaaactGAACCGTTTTTTTCGATTTTGGAATTTAGGcctgatttttaaaaaactgaccaaaatacctttattcctttctctttttccttttttttttctcgttcctttttttccctctccgaaGAGAGGCAGAGACGAAggcggcccgcctcgcctctgcccCCCGCGTCCGCGCACtacccgccctcctcgcctccgaccccaccaAGGGTGCGCTCGCCGCCGTCTTTTGGGATGCCTCTCCTCGTTTCTACGCCATGCGCCCTCGACCTCGCCCGCTTACCCGACGCTCTTTTCGCCTCTGACCCCGCCAAGGCTACGTCgtgatcctctttttttttctctccaaactTCCTCATTAGCTCCGCGGCCTTTTGCAACTcatctccacctccacctcctcctccactaCAGCAAAATTTTCACCCACCAAACCCATTTTTGGAAACCTACTGTCCTCACCGCCGCCGCAGACGATGAAAATGAGCGCTTCTTAGCTCAAAGAAGCTCGTTGGCGAGGGAGGAGGCACAGGACCCACCACGCCTATCCAAGGCCGGCGACGAGCGAAGTGGAGACGAAAGAGAGTGTGACAACACCGAAAAAGATGCAACGACGAGCGCGGCGTCCTAGAAGGCAACGGCGAGTGCGGCCTTGGCGAGGTTGAAAGTGATGAAGGCGGGGGTGCACGGGAGCATATATGGTCAAGCatttttatttgcttaaaacaaaaaaaaaaactagagaataaagaagaagaactaAAGatgaaggaagaagatgatgaaattgcactattaaaataaagttacattGTTTTagaagaacgttgcactattatagagtaagttgcacttttttagatataaactgcaccctttaaaataaaagttacattctttaaataaaaattacactctttgggaggaGAAATAGTGTGACTATctcttaaatagtataatttttatttaaagagtgtaatttttattttaaagggtACTCTTTgggaagagaaacagtgtaactgtaattcaaatagtgcaactttaactatctttcaaatagtgcaactttcgtttaaaaagtataactttcatcttaaatgatgcaatttatatttcaatgcaCTTACGTCTATAaaagtgcaacgttcttttaaaatagtgcaactttattttaacagtgcaatctCATATTCTTCTTTCGTCTTCTCtagttcttcttctttattctctagtttttttttttattgttagttaatgttttttttattttaggcaAATAAAAATGCTTGACCAGAGATGCTCCTGTGCAGTACTCTCCGCCTTCCTTGCCTTTTATCCCGCTGAGGCCGTGCTCGTTGCTGCTCTCTAGGATGCCACGTTCACTAATACCCACTCTTTTTTTCGGCGTCGCCACATTCTCCTTTGTCTCCCACATAGCTCGTTGGCTCCAGATGGGCGCGGTGGGTCGCGTGCCCCCTCCCTCGCCAACAAGCTTCTTGGCATCGAGAAGCGCTTTCTTTTCGTCATCGACGGCGGTGGTAAGGACAAGGGATTCCAAAAAGTGAGTTTGGTGGGAGAAAAATCTGCTGCAATGGAGATGAAGGTGGAGATGGGTCGCGGTGGAGGAggtttggagagaaaaaaaaaaaaggatcacgGTGTAGCCTcggtggggtcggaggcgaggagagCGGGGGGGTGAGTAGGCGTGGTCGAGGGCACTTGAGGCGGAGGGGAGGAGGAACGTCCCAAAGGGCGGCGGTGAGCACAGCTTTGGTGAAGTCGAAGGCGAGGAGGGCAGGCGGTGCGCAGACGCGGGCGAGGACGCTACGGGTAGAGGCGAGgagggccgcctccgcctccgcctcttcttttggagagggaaaaaaaagaacgggaaaaaaaagagagagagaaaggaataatgatattttggtcagttttctaaaaatccggcccgaatctgcaaaatcgagaAAGGTGGGCCAATTtcgcaaaagctcaaaacttgtggattttttatgcaaattggccaaaaaattatagtttatagtgtttggtttgtgagaaaaaagtaattttctatCAACATTTATTTGattggaaggaaaaaaaattcgcATTTATTTGGTctggtgaaaaaaataaatgaaaagcgTTTCATatgcaaataattttttggttCGTTTTACACCAAGCCAAATGCACCCTTTTAGCCgtagaaagatagcatgctatccgctttgttcatttttttagaaataaacttaattgaaaatatgaTGCAGCTAAATTTCGAActaggacctcgggtaccaaccactaagccctttgttacttgtgctagggacagtcggtgatTATAGTAGATATTTTAGCAAATGAAAAATTTAAAGCTTAAAGCTTCTATTGTTGTAAACGTTATTAGTTATATGCCCCAAAGCTAATCTGGTGACACTAACTTAAgagtatttatatattaatcatttataatttataatatgagggcggatattttattatatttattgtatAGCAGTGTACTATTGACGTGAATTGTTCATAGGATTTTTGTTTGAGAAGACATATTCTtaagagttaggaatttgagatatatatttttctgtaTGAGACACTTTAAATACTTATTATCAAAGGAATATTAAAGGGGTAGTGATATTTTCGTATAGGCTAGTGTATACTATATTTCTAATTGAAATGATGATTCTCAAGTCACTAGTGTATGGACGTTAGAACAAGTGTATAGGCGCTTGTTAGAAAACAACTACACTTTAGCGTAACCATTTAGTTGAACAGCCACATGGTTCGACACTCGCCAGTGATAAGTTCATTGCTGTACAGTTGTGTCAAGTACTTCTCGGGCCTGAGACATTATAGTTGCTTTACGTATATTGCTACCATTTGATATGGTACTAATACTTAAACTCTAGATACGAGTTTATATTCTGTACTGAGTGGCTGTAGTAATTTATGCGGTGAGGCATGTGAATGCGCTAAAAGAAATTCAACACTCTCAATAATAAGGGAGAATGTCTATGTAGTCTATTGGACTCAACTCGAAAAACCCTAGCCAGAGTATATGATATGTAAAAGAGTGTCCAACTATGTTATCATATTGAGTTGATTTCGgatattctagtcatatgaTCGAATGATAAGATTTGGCGAGTAACCATAACCTTAATTTGATTCGGACGTTAtatgttggaaggaattaatTACGCGATAATTGTAAGCAAAAAGGTTTATTCTTCATCACTATTCTGAATTGTCGTGATATACTGTTAGGTGTCATTTTCAGACGGTGAGAGAATATGAATGATTTAAATTGAATTATTCTTATTTACCGATTAGAGGAGctctaattaaatatcaaaaagTTTGATGTTGAGCTCGTTGTTGAATGGTAATGAACATATGTGGTCGCATATATTAAGAATTGTGTGCATCCGAAACATACGGATAAGATTCATGCATTAAAGAGTTTAATATAAGTGatgaagtaaagaaaaaaactgcttaattaaattacatttaattatttaactcATTTATTATTGATAGtcctaattaaattagaatCTCAAAATCAGTTTGAGAATTATGCgtgagatttaaatttatcccgAATTAGATtagtagataatatttaatcataaaatatatttaaatgatatatatatagatagagagagagagagagagaactaggctggtatactagcGGTAGCACGAAGACCTTCGAGCTACCAAGTTGCATTCAATGATGCGatttccaaatcgacaatccgCTCtcctagacttgatctacactattgaaagtatttcgaaactaaatttcataatttttcgacatcattttgtTAGTCATCAAAATGtcttaaaattaacaattttaatggtcaatgtgatgcgtttgtgaatttaatggtgtaaaacaatccaaatctaatgaagtttttatagaaaatttttttcactatgtAGAGAAAGATCAGtaactttgatcttaaatttaagtttttaatcattattttttatgagatttttattttcaaccgtttatttttagattactcgtttggtagataaatgatgtcaaaaaactttgaaatttagttttcaaatactttcaatagtgtagatcaagtttaatagagccgatcgtcgattggaaagctgcatcattgaaaacaacttggtagcacggatgcctctgtgctaccaacaGTATATCAGCCGGACTCACATAGAACTAGGCTGCTatacaacttggtagcacggaggcctccgtactgccaagttgttttcaatgatgcgattttcaaatcgacaattGACTCTGCTagagttgatctacactattgaaagtatttggaaactatatatatatatatatatatatatatatatgaattgagctagaatacttttggaAGCACTAactccttggtgcttctaagtttctacctcttggatctactccttaattactaatagcccttggatcaaacactattccacgtaccaccacctaccaccatcaactcaatctcacatctctctatccaatagctaaaaactcaaaagcaccaccttcatggtgcttttgagagtattctagctcaactcatatatatatatatatatatatatagagtccagctatggtgcttgtaaaagtatcaagcatttggtgcttgtaagttttttaccgttaaatctactcctcggatcattttcaaccattagattatactattcaaccaaccacccactcaaccctagggggcccacatcttCCCTAACGcaagctctctttctctttccatcTCAATGGCTCCAAAATCTACATGCATCGATTGGCTTGGATAGATCTCCTTTTCTATAAGGGTTCGTGATTTCAATCTGATATACTTTGCTAGTGCCTTCAACTTATGGTTAATGAGGCTTGTGATAGTATCTGAGCAATTTGGTGCTGTATTAGTTTGTTTTCACTCGTTTTATCTACTCCTCAGGTCATTTTCAAtcatgtagattttttttttcgaccttcctttttttctttacccTAGGGTGATGTGAGattccaatagtcccacatggGGTGTATATTTAAGGTCCGTTGTCATTTAAAGGGGCTTTATAGCAAGAGGTCTTCATTTGACATTTTCGTTATGGTAAGGGGGTTTATGTCTTTAAGTGGAGTTCTTTTGTTGTGCTCTAATGCGTTTTTGTTGCTAGTTGTGTGTTTCTTTACTTATTTTGTATCAGATCTGTTTGAGTTTTCTTTCTGGACATTCAGTGTTTTCTATAAATGTTTCTTGTCCTTTCTGAGTCTCTACACAAGTGTCATATCTAGGTAATGTACGTTTTAGCGATTGACGTTTTAAGTCTCATATAAGTTAGCTCTGGTGATTACTTATGGGCTTATGCTAGTAAGTGCAGTAGTGAATTGAGAAACCATTTGACTATGTCGTTAGGGCCTTCACGTGGGGTGTTTGTGACACCTCAATTTTCCTGCTATCTGCTCTGGTTCTTagggtttttttcttttgtttcttttaaggCAGACTTAGTTACTTTAGGTGCTTCTTTAACTTGGGGAACTGAGACTAAGTGCATTTTGgtccggttgttgggcccaacgagttattgtcaTGCTAGTAGTTTTGGTCGTTACTGGGTTGccacattatcctaactgtTATATCTCTTAATTGGATGGCTAATAATCTACATTTATGGCATTAAGATGGTAATTTTTGTTGTTCTTTTCTTGAAGGAGCATGGCGGAGACTGTCTAttgatgatatataatatatttgtatgtGGTTTGTATTGCATGATTCGCAGTGACATAACTGACGAACATTTTCAGTCACGACTATAGTGGGTCCAGTCATACTATAGTATTCTGAGTACGATTGCTCTCGTGACTCGTAAATCAAAAAGTTTTCTCCTGAACTTTATGGGGAAATACTTCAAGTCCACAGATATGTCTGACAAGAAGTCCTAATACCGTTGCTCGTTTCCTATTTGTCGATCAATGTTAATTAGGCACTTCAGTAGAAAATGACTAACCATTGCTCTTTGTCTATTTTTCGATGATCAGTTTGGCTTATGCTCATGAGGTCAGAAATTTGGCTGATTTTTCATGTCTGGTTTGAGATACTTGCtggtttaacggtgtaaaggaAAGCGAAATTTATCTTGTCCTTTTGATTGAGGGTTCTGTTTGTTTCCTCGTTAAAGTTGAGTAACTCCGATTTTGAATtcgaaggatctgatcatccttttttaggacgtcgtttggttttgaccgtttattttatatctGCTTGATGGACAATTGTTTTATAGATTTGGTGGAAATTTACGAAGATTttcattttctagaagtttcttCTCACTCTGAGATCATACTTAAGTCGGCGTGGAAATCGTGCCGCTTTGGAAGCTCCATTGCATGCGTCCACGAGCTTATGTGAGTGCTTATGGCTCCAATACTTATAGTGGTCTACGCTGGACCATTCACCGActcttatatatgtatatgtatgtgtatatatatatatgtatatatatatagagagagagagagagagagagagagagagagagagagagagagagctaggctcctatgttttcgaaagtacggaggcctccgtgtttgtaagttgttttcgatgatgggacatccgatttagtggtcggttccgttagacatgatctatgctattggaactatctaaaatcaatttttataattttttggcttcgtttgcctagtgaacgagtagtctcaaaatgaacggctgaaaataaaaatttaataaaaaacggtgataaaggactcaaatttcaaatcggaagtattattcttactcttgatgttaaataaaattttctattaaattttcatataatttggatacttttacaccgttgagcttaaaaacgtgccatatcgaccattaaaatagttatttttgagaccctgtgatcgcttggtaaatgatgtaaaaaaattatgaaattggtttctagatcatatttaacggtgtggattattaatttgaacaccctacaatcgaaaataagactatagtaccggagcttcggtactatatataatatagtaccCTCATTCTATAGGTTCaccgtggacctctctctcacGCAGGCCACGAGAAGTCCACGTGTGACCTAGGCGGTGAACCGCGTTGCTTTGCTGAggagttttcgttttcctcTCAAAACCAGCGAAAAATGAAAACCTAGTGTTTTTTTCCCAAAatctgtaaaatatttttacgagaAAGCAATTTTACTTCGAACCAAATGATCGGAGAACTATTTTTCAAACCAAAAATACTTTTTGGGCTAGTTTTACAGGGAACCAAACCTACCCTTAGTTTCCTTTTGTTCACAATTCCTACCTCACCCTATTCTATTTACTTGCAGTTATTTTACTTCGTTGGATTTGGATTATTCTGCCTCGAGTCTCTGCTCAGCATTTGAGTCATTCAGGTGGATATTTCTTTTGATTAGAATTTGGGAAAAACTAAATGAATTACATCTTGAATAGTAGTCTATTCCTTCTCTATGTTAAATGAGAGTGGCCCACGCTCTTGTTGCTAACCATGATAGTTAACTATTTCTAGTGACCTTTATTTACATATTTGTCAAAGGAGACTtgaatatatagagagagagagagagagagagagagaaagagagagagagagagagagagagagagaaagtccgactattatgctattaatagcatgaagcacttggtgctaccaagttttccaccgttagatctacccttttgattattttcacccctTAGATCAttctattcaactaaccacccactcaaccctagggggcccacatcatcctaaccacacatctcttaatccaatggccaaaaacttggtagcaccaatgacttggtgctattaatagcatagtagcctagttatatatatatatatatatatatagagtagggctagaatacttgatacttgtgtgtttttagcccttggatggagagatgtgaggttgagatgatggtggtaggtggtggtaggtggaatagtgtttaatccaaggactattaataatcaaaaaatagatccaatggcttaaaacctaatagcaccatgatggtgatacttgtaaaagtatcatagctcaactctctctatatatatatatatatggagttgagctagaatactatcggtagcaaacgggctccgttgccacccatttattttcgatgatggagcctccaaatcgacgatcggcaccgttgaatatgatctataccacttgaagtatttagaaatcaaattttatatttttccgatattattctcttgtccatcaagtgggtgtaaaaatgaacggctgaaaatgaatatcctctaaaaaacgatgataggaattttgtaatcaagatcgagagtatagatcttattctaaatagtttaaagaattttctcaccaaaattcaattgatttggatagctttacaccgttaaacgagaaaacgtctcatatctaccattaaaattacaaattttgaaaccctttgatcattaggtcaatgatgccgaaatgatttgaaatttggtttctagatacttcaagtggtatagatcatattcaatggtgccgatcgtcaatttaagagctccatcatcgaaaataaatgggtggcaacggagccagtttgctaccgatagtattccagctcaactctctctctctctctctctctctctctctctctctatatatatatatatatatatatatatatatatatatatatatatatacaccattcTCTAACATCTTAAGGTTTTGGAGAACAGtggttgttttatataatataatttaacgtgGTATTGGAACTGAAGAGTTTTGAGTCCTTTTAGCCTCCTAGCgtatttaattttctcccatttaatttatATCTATGTCTTCAGTCTATCGAAAAGTTTTAAGCCTAGACGCgagggagagtgttaaataatatatatatatatatatatatatatatatagagtgaggctactatgctatcggaagcacggagccttccgtacttttagctcgttttcgatgttgcgacttacgaatcgtcgatcggctccgttaaacttgatctagagtatttggagtacctagaaaataaattttattattttttgatatcatttgcctagtgagtagtgatcgaatgggctcaaaatcaacaaatttcaaaggccgtagtgagccgtttgcaagtttaacggtgtagaaatatccaaatcaacattgaaattttgatagaaaattctttatactatataaaacaagatcaatatctttgatttaaattttaatgtcatattattacattttataagatttttatttgtcagccgttgattttgacgCGCCTTCATTACTAGGCAAAtggatatcgtaaaatcataaaattattttctaggtacatactgtagatcaagtttaacggagccaatcgacgattcgaaagtcgcaacatcgaaaacaacggCTGGaacacgaaaggctccgtgctgcccgaagcatagtagcctcacttataatatatatatatatatatatatatatatatatatagatagagagagagagagagagagaggtccggctgggatactatcgatagcatcaagaatttagtgctatcgagttttctatcgttagatttaatctttttattatttttactcgtgagcttatactattcaatcaaccacccactcaaccctagggagcccacatcatcctaaccgcacacttctcaatctaagggctaaaaaaatcaatagcaccaatagcttggtactattgatagtattttagtctagttctatatatatatatatatatatatatatatatataggctagggctactatcctattaataggatagtagcacttgtcctatcaaattgttcttgatgatagagattccgaattgatgatcggagccgttgaagttgatctagagtatttgaaatatctagaaactaaatttcataaattttaaaaattatttacatgatgatcaaagtgtcgtaaaattgataatttttgacggcctatatgagctgTTTGCTtgttaacggtgtagagcaatccaaattacttaaatttttgatagaaaattctttatactatttagataatgtttgataactctgattatgaattgagaaaatctaacctctattttaagaaggttattcatttatgaccgttcattttttaactcttaagatgaacttgataatgatttttaaatattacaaaatttagtttctaaacatttcttatagtgtagatcaatttcaacggtgct from Ananas comosus cultivar F153 unplaced genomic scaffold, ASM154086v1, whole genome shotgun sequence encodes:
- the LOC109704880 gene encoding secretory carrier-associated membrane protein 2-like, producing the protein MCYCGKRLSRLSRTNTIDISSSFHTLLQLHICFCVYSAVAPPVIFKGKSLTGILPTIEVIGNSVIDVLFYFVGFGLFCLESLLSI